From one Magnetofaba australis IT-1 genomic stretch:
- the dtd gene encoding D-aminoacyl-tRNA deacylase has product MKAVVQRVSRADVRVDDEVVGQIGRGLLVLLAVERGDGDAQRHLMARKVARLRIFPDENGKMNLSVKEIGGEILVISQFTLAADMKKGYRPSFGGAEEPQRANEQYEIFCQELIDIEGVPVARGRFAADMQVSLINDGPVTIPLSFPPNNAA; this is encoded by the coding sequence ATGAAAGCCGTGGTGCAGCGGGTTAGTCGCGCCGATGTACGGGTGGACGATGAGGTCGTCGGCCAGATTGGGCGCGGCCTGCTGGTGCTGCTCGCCGTGGAGCGCGGTGACGGCGATGCGCAGCGCCATTTGATGGCGCGCAAAGTAGCGCGACTGCGGATCTTTCCCGATGAAAACGGCAAGATGAATCTGTCGGTCAAGGAGATTGGCGGCGAGATTCTGGTCATCTCTCAATTCACCCTGGCGGCGGATATGAAAAAGGGCTACCGCCCGTCGTTTGGCGGGGCCGAAGAGCCGCAACGCGCCAATGAGCAGTATGAGATCTTTTGCCAGGAGTTGATCGATATCGAAGGCGTGCCGGTCGCCCGTGGCCGTTTTGCCGCAGATATGCAGGTCAGCCTTATCAATGATGGACCGGTGACCATTCCGCTCAGTTTTCCTCCGAACAACGCAGCATAA
- a CDS encoding hydantoinase B/oxoprolinase family protein, whose protein sequence is MSFNAPANSHTLPAKWRFAVDRGGTFTDLTAQAPDGTRHALKLLSDSNQYDNAAIEAIRRILDLPPGVTLPAERIASIRLGSTVATNALLERKGAPVGLLITRGFRDLLEIGDQRRPELFALDIRKPENLYCAVAEANERMGPDGAIEQALDPAQIRAALTQLKHDGARAVAIAFLHAWDNPTHEQEAARIAQEFDFDQISLSSETLRVISLTGRGQTTLVDAYLSPVLRDYIDTVRRWTGDIPVHFMSSAGALLPPAGFTGKDAILSGPAGGVLAVAHLRAQLGDEQAIGLDMGGTSTDVCRVGPAGLERTLSAETAGIRYQAPMLRIETVAAGGGSIIDFDGGKLTVGPESAGSSPGPACYGWGGPLAITDANVLLGRVRPQRFPHLFGAHHNGPLDTAASAAGFAALAARVEAATGARHTPQSLALGALRVANETMCQPIRALSVAQGYDLRRHTLVCFGGAGAQHACGVARLLNIPTVRIHPLAGVMSAYGIAMTPHRRHATRSLILPITTKSVQRAQMTVDQMLEQLRADLLADLRHAEPVEPDRIVSAAKAGIRARGADQPLWVAFSAQESVLRQRFVEAHMALYGFHPGEELEFSALEAEVTWRNDAVTESRVATDGGDGAQARTSQSVEPLERAPVWFDGADAPLETPIYARDALPLSSPILGPALISEPNSVIVVEPDFSATRDAQGVVTLHRVDDSGANREDFDPTDPITVALFNHRFMGIAERMGNTLAGAAHSINMRERHDFSCAIFDAHGALIANAPHVPVHLGAMGATVRHLISTKSASLRAGDVYASNDPRCGGSHLPDITVMTPIFPEGAQDARDLKPHLFVATRGHHADIGGTTPGSMPPFAQTLAEEGVVLSNMLIVRGGVFRHEAVLNALASGPYPARNPQERLSDLRSQIAANATGVVELNELCREYGVDRIHACMDAMRHNAMRAMAQALEQVLGDRESWVGERQDAMDDGAIIQARIEIARRFDGLPRAMVDLRGCGPTHSGNLNAPMAVTQAAILYAFRCLIDHPIPLNDGCLALLDIAVDADSLVNPAPQAAVSGGNVETSQRIVDVLLGALGVAAASQGTMNNLLLGDPDGETGQYYETIAGGSGATAQANGASGVQVHMTNTRITDPEILERRFAQLRLTAFRLRTGSGGAGAQRGGEGVERELRFLAPMQVTVVSERRERAPFGLHGGDAGACGENTRIKANGQEETLPGRFVLRFEAGESLRIRTPGGGGYGAD, encoded by the coding sequence TTGAGCTTCAACGCACCTGCAAATAGTCACACTCTACCGGCAAAGTGGCGCTTTGCCGTGGATCGTGGCGGCACCTTCACCGACCTGACCGCGCAAGCCCCGGACGGGACGCGACACGCGCTCAAACTCCTCTCCGATTCCAACCAATACGACAACGCCGCCATTGAAGCGATCCGGCGCATTTTGGACCTTCCGCCCGGCGTCACTTTGCCCGCTGAGCGCATCGCCTCCATTCGCCTTGGCTCCACCGTGGCCACCAATGCGTTATTGGAGCGCAAAGGCGCGCCGGTGGGATTGCTGATCACCCGGGGCTTTCGTGACCTGCTGGAGATTGGCGATCAGCGTCGCCCCGAGCTGTTTGCGCTGGATATCCGCAAACCGGAGAATCTCTATTGCGCCGTGGCTGAGGCCAACGAGCGCATGGGGCCCGATGGCGCCATCGAACAGGCGCTGGATCCTGCGCAGATCCGCGCGGCGTTAACACAATTGAAACACGACGGCGCGCGCGCTGTGGCTATCGCCTTTCTGCACGCCTGGGATAATCCCACCCACGAGCAGGAGGCGGCGCGCATTGCGCAGGAGTTTGATTTCGATCAGATCTCCCTGTCGTCGGAGACGCTGCGGGTCATCTCTCTCACTGGCCGCGGCCAAACCACGCTGGTGGACGCCTATTTGAGTCCGGTATTGCGCGACTATATCGACACCGTGCGCCGCTGGACCGGCGATATTCCAGTCCATTTTATGAGCAGCGCCGGCGCGCTGTTGCCGCCTGCCGGGTTTACCGGTAAGGACGCCATTCTCTCCGGCCCTGCGGGCGGCGTACTGGCGGTGGCGCACCTGCGCGCGCAACTGGGCGATGAGCAGGCCATCGGCTTGGATATGGGCGGCACCTCCACCGATGTGTGCCGCGTGGGGCCTGCTGGATTGGAGCGCACCTTGAGCGCCGAGACGGCGGGGATTCGCTATCAAGCGCCCATGCTGCGCATCGAGACGGTGGCGGCGGGCGGAGGCTCCATCATTGACTTCGATGGCGGCAAACTCACCGTAGGGCCGGAGTCCGCAGGCTCCTCACCGGGTCCGGCCTGTTACGGTTGGGGCGGACCGCTGGCCATTACCGACGCCAATGTGTTGCTGGGTCGGGTACGGCCACAGCGCTTTCCGCACCTGTTCGGCGCACATCATAACGGTCCGCTGGACACCGCCGCCAGCGCCGCCGGTTTCGCCGCTCTGGCGGCCCGCGTTGAGGCGGCGACCGGCGCGCGTCATACGCCGCAAAGCCTGGCCCTGGGCGCGCTGCGTGTGGCCAATGAGACCATGTGCCAGCCCATCCGCGCCCTGTCGGTGGCGCAGGGGTATGATCTGCGACGCCATACTCTGGTCTGTTTTGGCGGCGCCGGTGCGCAGCACGCTTGCGGCGTTGCGCGTCTGCTGAATATTCCCACCGTGCGCATCCACCCGTTGGCGGGGGTGATGTCCGCCTATGGCATCGCCATGACGCCGCATCGGCGCCACGCCACCCGCAGTCTGATTCTGCCGATTACGACGAAATCGGTCCAACGAGCGCAGATGACTGTGGATCAGATGCTGGAGCAGTTACGCGCCGATCTGCTTGCGGATCTACGCCATGCCGAGCCTGTTGAACCCGATCGGATTGTAAGCGCCGCCAAGGCGGGGATCCGCGCCCGCGGCGCCGACCAGCCGTTATGGGTGGCGTTCAGCGCCCAGGAGAGCGTATTGCGACAGCGCTTTGTCGAGGCGCATATGGCCCTCTATGGCTTCCATCCTGGCGAAGAGCTGGAGTTCAGCGCGCTGGAGGCGGAAGTCACCTGGCGCAACGATGCCGTAACGGAAAGCCGCGTTGCGACGGATGGTGGAGACGGCGCCCAGGCGCGCACTTCACAGTCTGTTGAACCGCTGGAGCGGGCGCCGGTCTGGTTTGATGGCGCTGATGCGCCGCTGGAGACGCCGATCTACGCTCGTGATGCGCTGCCGCTCTCCTCGCCGATCCTGGGGCCTGCGCTCATCAGCGAACCTAACTCCGTGATTGTGGTGGAGCCGGATTTCTCCGCCACACGCGATGCGCAAGGGGTGGTGACGCTACACCGTGTGGATGATTCAGGGGCGAATCGTGAGGATTTCGACCCCACGGATCCCATTACCGTCGCACTGTTCAATCACCGGTTTATGGGCATTGCGGAACGCATGGGCAACACCTTGGCGGGAGCGGCGCACTCCATCAATATGCGCGAGCGTCATGACTTCTCGTGCGCCATCTTCGACGCCCATGGCGCGCTCATCGCCAATGCGCCCCATGTGCCGGTGCATCTGGGGGCCATGGGCGCCACAGTGCGGCATCTAATCTCCACCAAAAGCGCGTCTCTGCGCGCTGGAGACGTCTACGCCAGCAACGATCCCCGTTGTGGCGGTTCGCACCTGCCAGACATTACCGTTATGACGCCGATCTTCCCTGAAGGCGCTCAGGATGCGCGTGATCTCAAACCGCATCTCTTTGTCGCCACCCGCGGTCATCACGCGGACATTGGCGGAACCACCCCCGGCTCCATGCCGCCGTTTGCCCAAACTCTGGCGGAGGAGGGGGTGGTGCTCAGTAATATGCTCATTGTGCGTGGCGGCGTGTTCCGACACGAGGCAGTGCTCAACGCCTTGGCCAGTGGACCCTATCCGGCGCGCAACCCGCAGGAGAGGCTGTCGGACCTGCGCAGTCAAATCGCCGCCAACGCCACCGGCGTGGTGGAGTTGAATGAGCTGTGCCGTGAGTATGGCGTCGATAGAATTCACGCCTGTATGGACGCCATGCGCCATAACGCCATGCGGGCCATGGCGCAGGCGCTGGAACAGGTGCTGGGCGATCGGGAATCATGGGTGGGCGAGCGGCAGGACGCCATGGACGATGGCGCCATCATCCAGGCCCGGATTGAGATTGCGCGACGGTTTGATGGATTGCCCCGTGCGATGGTGGATCTGCGTGGCTGTGGTCCGACACACAGTGGCAATCTCAACGCGCCCATGGCGGTCACCCAAGCGGCGATACTCTACGCCTTCCGCTGTTTGATCGACCACCCCATCCCGCTTAATGATGGCTGTCTGGCGCTGTTGGATATTGCTGTGGACGCAGACTCCCTGGTCAATCCTGCGCCGCAAGCGGCGGTCTCCGGCGGCAATGTGGAAACTTCCCAGCGAATTGTGGATGTTCTGCTGGGGGCGCTGGGCGTGGCGGCGGCCAGTCAGGGCACCATGAACAATCTGTTGCTGGGCGACCCGGATGGCGAGACGGGTCAATACTACGAGACCATTGCCGGCGGCTCGGGCGCCACAGCACAAGCGAACGGCGCCAGCGGCGTGCAGGTGCATATGACCAACACCCGCATTACCGATCCGGAGATTCTGGAGCGGCGCTTTGCGCAATTGCGTTTGACGGCGTTTCGACTGCGTACGGGCAGCGGCGGCGCCGGGGCGCAACGGGGTGGGGAGGGGGTAGAGCGGGAACTGCGCTTTCTGGCCCCCATGCAGGTCACCGTGGTCAGCGAACGGCGTGAGCGGGCGCCATTTGGTTTACACGGCGGCGACGCGGGCGCTTGTGGCGAGAACACGCGCATCAAGGCCAATGGACAAGAGGAGACTCTGCCCGGGCGCTTTGTGCTGCGTTTTGAAGCAGGAGAGTCATTGCGCATTCGGACGCCAGGCGGAGGCGGCTACGGAGCCGATTAG
- a CDS encoding bactofilin family protein: MDGEFKGSIESDSLITIGKPGVVEGEINAQKLIVTGRFHGVANCEEIEILSSGQVSGEIYSKVLVIERGSLFEGKSRLKGAETVAATAKPSNVVDAPKNAAKDAKSNVAPLSTPSHLPEPKPQTA, encoded by the coding sequence GTGGATGGCGAGTTTAAGGGCTCCATTGAGTCCGATAGCCTCATCACCATTGGCAAACCGGGCGTAGTGGAGGGTGAAATCAACGCCCAGAAGCTCATTGTCACGGGTCGATTCCACGGCGTAGCCAACTGCGAGGAGATTGAAATTCTCTCCTCCGGGCAGGTCTCTGGGGAGATCTACTCCAAGGTTCTGGTGATTGAGCGCGGCAGCCTGTTTGAAGGCAAAAGCCGTCTCAAGGGCGCCGAAACCGTTGCCGCCACGGCGAAACCATCCAATGTGGTGGATGCGCCGAAAAACGCCGCCAAGGACGCCAAGAGCAATGTGGCGCCGTTGTCGACCCCTTCGCACCTGCCTGAGCCGAAACCGCAAACCGCGTAA